A genome region from Leptonema illini DSM 21528 includes the following:
- a CDS encoding TraB/GumN family protein translates to MASIAKKKTTPAKKKATPPRKSSVTGVKGPYEILTVGTDEVFVLGTAHISRSSVEDVEQAIAKWKPDVVCVELCRPRHEALLDPDRWKKMDLTKVIREKKLALLASNLILSSFQKKIGDQTGVRPGEEMRRASELAREKGLELVFIDREIRTTLSRAWAKVGFFSKMWLSSYLLTSLLVKEEVSAEEVEEMKQKDVLEDLFSNLPRQYQSVKEVILDERDAYLAENTRRVALSHAEVERHDHETKSSSKKKRRILSVVGAGHLPGILRTLKENRPVDLVELRTIPKPRPWRNLFIWIGASIFLFLVGLYITLGGQEAAEQALLAWVVARSAGAGIGAVLSGAHPLTILATVVMAPIVPLIPGSRLWMFSALVEVWRRKPRVEDFENIADDTETASGLFRSLYKNRVVHLFWVTFLVSMGLTIGNLEILRRILTGLFTQIGWM, encoded by the coding sequence ATGGCTTCCATTGCAAAGAAAAAGACAACTCCAGCAAAGAAAAAGGCAACACCGCCCCGAAAAAGCTCCGTCACCGGAGTGAAAGGCCCTTATGAAATCCTCACCGTCGGCACCGACGAGGTCTTCGTGCTCGGTACCGCGCATATTTCGCGATCGTCGGTCGAAGATGTAGAGCAGGCCATCGCTAAATGGAAGCCCGACGTGGTCTGCGTCGAACTCTGCAGGCCGCGACATGAAGCCCTGCTTGATCCCGATCGCTGGAAGAAGATGGATCTGACGAAGGTCATTCGCGAGAAGAAACTTGCGCTGCTTGCAAGTAATCTCATCCTCTCTTCTTTTCAGAAGAAGATAGGCGACCAGACGGGCGTGCGTCCCGGCGAAGAGATGCGGCGCGCCTCAGAGCTTGCGCGCGAAAAGGGCCTGGAGCTTGTCTTTATCGATCGCGAGATACGCACGACGCTTTCGCGGGCCTGGGCGAAGGTAGGCTTCTTTTCAAAGATGTGGCTGAGCAGCTATCTGCTCACGTCCCTTCTTGTAAAAGAGGAGGTCAGCGCCGAAGAGGTCGAAGAGATGAAGCAGAAGGACGTGCTTGAAGATCTCTTCTCGAATCTGCCGCGTCAGTATCAGAGCGTTAAAGAGGTGATCCTCGACGAACGCGACGCCTACCTGGCCGAGAATACACGTCGCGTCGCCCTGAGCCATGCAGAGGTCGAGCGACACGATCATGAGACGAAATCCTCTTCTAAGAAAAAGCGTCGCATCCTCTCTGTCGTCGGGGCCGGGCACCTGCCGGGCATCCTGCGTACTCTGAAAGAGAACCGCCCGGTCGATTTAGTCGAGCTGCGCACGATTCCGAAGCCGCGGCCCTGGCGGAATCTCTTTATCTGGATTGGCGCCTCGATCTTTCTGTTTCTTGTCGGCCTCTATATTACGTTAGGCGGTCAGGAAGCGGCCGAGCAGGCGCTGCTTGCCTGGGTCGTCGCGCGAAGCGCCGGCGCCGGCATCGGAGCCGTTCTTTCCGGGGCGCATCCGCTGACGATCCTCGCTACAGTCGTTATGGCACCTATCGTTCCGCTCATACCCGGTTCCAGGCTCTGGATGTTCTCGGCCCTGGTCGAGGTCTGGCGTCGCAAGCCGCGCGTCGAAGACTTTGAGAATATCGCCGACGATACCGAAACGGCATCGGGACTGTTCCGCTCCCTCTACAAGAATCGCGTCGTGCATCTGTTCTGGGTCACGTTTCTTGTTTCAATGGGGTTAACGATCGGTAACCTGGAGATCCTGCGCCGCATCCTGACCGGGCTTTTTACACAGATCGGCTGGATGTAG
- a CDS encoding UTP--glucose-1-phosphate uridylyltransferase: MSFAHLSFAHLPFEEIEKSISARMKAAGLHAIVLDDFLAKVRRVHAGETGLIDFAEIKDLKREEIFDLHTIPSVDINDADMKGMLEKTVIIKLNGGLGTSMGLAGPKTLLPVRDGMNFLDIILKQLQILRKKSGANIPLLFMNSFNTDEATRKHKGIAKLNGDVPSTFVQNRVPRLDATTLLPIGDGTDGEDWCPPGHGDIFPALQVSGLLDQLLSRGIRYAFLSNGDNLGATFHPGILAEFVRRDLQFLSEVTPKTAADIKGGVLFRHAKTGRIQLLETAQVPPANKMDFENTQRFADFNINNLWIDLIALKERMSEGPLDLSLIVNPKETRGTKVLQLECAMGAGIGQFARTGVVRVPRSRFAPVKNCSDLLVRRSDACMIDDDGALVLHPDRKGEEPVVVLDDNYKKIDDFEHLVPVVPSLLKCRRLSVKGAVIFDVPADIEGDVALENPLPTAVSITRLG, encoded by the coding sequence ATGAGTTTCGCACATCTTTCCTTTGCACATCTTCCCTTCGAAGAGATCGAGAAGAGCATCTCTGCGCGCATGAAGGCCGCCGGATTGCATGCCATCGTACTCGATGATTTTCTCGCGAAGGTCAGGCGCGTGCATGCGGGCGAAACGGGCCTCATCGACTTTGCAGAGATCAAGGATCTGAAGCGCGAAGAGATCTTCGACCTGCATACGATTCCCTCCGTGGATATAAACGATGCCGACATGAAGGGGATGCTTGAGAAGACCGTCATCATTAAACTGAACGGAGGCCTGGGAACGTCGATGGGCCTGGCCGGTCCGAAAACGCTTCTGCCCGTTCGAGATGGGATGAACTTTCTCGATATCATTCTGAAGCAGCTGCAGATTCTTCGCAAGAAAAGCGGAGCGAATATTCCCCTGCTTTTCATGAACTCATTTAATACCGATGAGGCGACGCGAAAGCATAAAGGCATCGCTAAGCTGAACGGCGATGTGCCTTCCACCTTTGTGCAGAACAGGGTGCCCAGGCTTGATGCGACGACCCTGCTCCCGATCGGAGACGGCACGGACGGCGAGGACTGGTGCCCGCCCGGACACGGCGATATCTTCCCGGCTCTTCAGGTGTCGGGCCTGCTCGATCAGCTGCTTTCGCGCGGCATCCGATATGCCTTTTTATCAAACGGCGACAACCTCGGGGCGACCTTTCATCCGGGCATTCTCGCCGAATTCGTACGTCGTGATCTGCAGTTCCTGAGCGAGGTGACGCCGAAGACGGCGGCCGATATTAAAGGCGGCGTGCTTTTCAGGCATGCGAAGACGGGACGCATTCAGCTTCTTGAAACGGCGCAGGTGCCGCCGGCCAATAAGATGGATTTCGAGAATACGCAACGCTTCGCCGATTTCAACATTAATAACCTGTGGATCGATCTGATCGCCCTGAAAGAGCGTATGAGCGAAGGGCCTCTTGATCTCTCGCTGATCGTGAACCCGAAAGAGACGCGCGGAACGAAGGTGCTTCAGCTTGAATGCGCTATGGGAGCGGGCATCGGTCAGTTTGCGCGCACGGGCGTGGTGCGCGTTCCGCGAAGCCGGTTCGCTCCGGTAAAGAACTGCTCCGATCTGCTTGTGCGTCGCAGCGACGCCTGCATGATCGACGACGATGGGGCGCTTGTGCTGCATCCCGACCGAAAGGGAGAAGAGCCCGTCGTCGTGCTCGATGATAACTACAAGAAGATCGACGACTTCGAGCATCTTGTTCCCGTCGTGCCGTCTCTTCTCAAGTGTCGTCGGCTCAGCGTGAAGGGTGCGGTGATCTTTGATGTGCCGGCCGATATCGAGGGTGATGTGGCGCTTGAGAATCCGCTTCCGACCGCCGTTTCGATCACGCGACTCGGCTAA